In Methanothermococcus thermolithotrophicus DSM 2095, one DNA window encodes the following:
- a CDS encoding cysteine-rich small domain-containing protein, with the protein MIDLAKDHLKKVLTICGANRDCEYYPCHFDGQCCLWCYCPFYPCEDDELGEWIQRKDGSKVWSCMNCHWIHKPEVACEVLKEILELTKDKGLDESIELLDNRELVLKIKEKVKNK; encoded by the coding sequence ATGATAGACCTTGCGAAAGATCATTTAAAAAAAGTACTTACAATATGTGGTGCAAATAGGGACTGTGAATATTATCCATGTCATTTTGACGGTCAGTGCTGTCTGTGGTGTTATTGTCCATTTTATCCATGTGAGGATGATGAGTTAGGGGAGTGGATTCAAAGAAAAGATGGTTCTAAAGTGTGGAGCTGTATGAACTGCCATTGGATACATAAACCAGAAGTAGCCTGTGAAGTATTAAAAGAGATTCTTGAACTTACAAAGGACAAGGGATTGGATGAATCCATAGAGCTCCTTGATAATAGGGAGTTAGTATTAAAGATCAAAGAAAAAGTGAAAAATAAATAA
- the nrdD gene encoding anaerobic ribonucleoside-triphosphate reductase translates to MATNTKYDNFKVSVVKRNGRGEKFNITKLVKSLLNSGVDYEYLDPIVDQISSKIYEGISTDDLKDIVYETLKEFDKKTGKNYANNYRSENCLKIRTSEKEFEPFNKEKIVHALVQEAGADEKTANKIADEVEKEIKKLGVKYLTAPMIREVVNAKLIEFGLEELRHKHTRLGIPVYDIFKLIKKGTRENANLMHNPESIHKWVADETMKQFALLEIFPRFIADAHMRGDIHLHDLEYSAIRPVCCQHDLRNFFMYGLKVDGTGRHTSVSKPAKHAEVAIQHAAKVLSAAQCEMSGGQSIDEFNIWLAPYVKGLSYERVIQLMQMFIYEMNQMYVARGGQTVFSSINLELEIPEYLKGKPAIKAGQVVGTYEEYEDEAKMIAEALVDVLMEGDAIGKPFLFPNVIFKLRDNAFKNENKDLIFKIHELSAKWGLPYFINMMADYQEGNTNAMGCRTRLSGDWKNPEEGTLRTGNMQWYTLNLPRIAYEANGDDDKLFEILGEKLDVIRQALTIKHEITLERLHKDRVLPFLTQKFGEDQYYRFDNTTKTFGFVGLNELLKYHLGEELHASKDALEFGEKVIEFIRKYADDLKKETGLRWTVTQTPAESTAGRFARLDYKYYKEETRSVINGDLNDIGSLYYTNSSHVRVNAPVSLGDKIKVEEKFHPLCNGGHIGHFWNTEAYANPEVLMDITKKITKTNIGFWTYTKNLSICENCNMGMSGLRDKCISCGSENVERFSRITGYLQNVSNWNKAKQRELVDRRSNIPRI, encoded by the coding sequence ATGGCAACTAACACAAAATACGACAATTTTAAAGTTAGTGTAGTTAAAAGAAACGGAAGAGGTGAAAAATTCAATATAACCAAACTTGTAAAATCTCTTTTAAACTCCGGGGTTGATTATGAATACTTAGATCCAATAGTTGACCAAATATCCAGTAAGATTTACGAGGGAATTTCAACAGACGATTTAAAGGACATCGTATATGAAACACTAAAGGAATTCGATAAAAAAACCGGGAAAAATTATGCAAATAACTACAGATCCGAGAACTGTTTAAAAATAAGAACCTCAGAAAAAGAATTTGAACCATTTAACAAAGAAAAGATAGTTCACGCTTTAGTTCAAGAAGCCGGGGCAGATGAAAAAACAGCTAACAAAATAGCAGATGAAGTGGAAAAAGAGATAAAAAAATTGGGCGTTAAATACCTCACAGCTCCGATGATTAGGGAAGTTGTAAACGCTAAACTTATTGAATTCGGTTTGGAAGAATTAAGACACAAACACACTAGATTGGGGATTCCTGTTTATGATATTTTTAAATTAATCAAAAAAGGTACAAGGGAGAATGCAAACCTAATGCACAATCCTGAAAGTATTCATAAGTGGGTAGCTGACGAAACAATGAAGCAGTTTGCACTGTTAGAAATTTTCCCAAGATTTATAGCAGATGCTCACATGAGGGGGGACATTCACTTACACGATTTAGAATACTCTGCGATAAGACCAGTATGCTGCCAGCACGATTTAAGAAACTTCTTTATGTATGGGCTTAAAGTCGATGGAACCGGGAGACATACAAGTGTTTCAAAACCTGCAAAACACGCTGAAGTAGCCATACAACACGCCGCTAAGGTATTGAGTGCTGCACAGTGTGAAATGAGTGGTGGACAAAGTATTGATGAATTTAACATTTGGCTGGCCCCATATGTGAAAGGATTGAGTTATGAAAGAGTTATACAGTTAATGCAAATGTTCATCTATGAAATGAACCAAATGTACGTGGCCCGTGGAGGTCAAACCGTATTTAGTAGTATAAACTTAGAACTAGAAATTCCTGAGTACTTAAAAGGCAAACCTGCCATAAAAGCCGGTCAAGTTGTTGGAACCTACGAGGAATACGAAGATGAAGCCAAAATGATTGCTGAAGCATTAGTTGATGTTTTAATGGAAGGGGATGCAATAGGAAAACCGTTTTTGTTCCCTAACGTTATATTCAAATTAAGGGACAACGCATTTAAAAATGAAAACAAAGATTTGATATTCAAGATTCATGAATTAAGTGCCAAATGGGGGCTCCCATACTTCATCAATATGATGGCAGACTACCAAGAGGGTAACACCAACGCCATGGGTTGTAGAACAAGGTTAAGTGGAGATTGGAAAAACCCTGAAGAAGGCACCTTAAGAACAGGGAACATGCAATGGTACACCCTCAACCTTCCAAGAATAGCTTATGAAGCTAATGGTGACGATGATAAATTATTTGAGATCCTAGGGGAGAAATTGGATGTTATAAGGCAGGCTTTAACCATCAAACACGAGATTACACTTGAAAGACTACATAAAGATAGGGTATTACCATTCCTAACTCAAAAATTCGGTGAAGACCAATACTATAGATTTGACAATACAACTAAGACATTTGGATTTGTAGGGTTGAATGAACTACTTAAATACCACCTTGGCGAAGAATTGCACGCCTCAAAAGATGCTTTAGAATTTGGAGAGAAGGTTATAGAATTCATAAGAAAATATGCAGATGATTTGAAAAAAGAGACTGGTTTAAGATGGACTGTCACTCAAACTCCTGCAGAAAGTACTGCAGGAAGATTTGCTAGATTGGATTACAAATACTACAAGGAAGAAACACGCTCAGTTATAAATGGGGATTTAAACGATATTGGAAGTTTATATTACACCAACTCTTCACACGTTAGAGTTAATGCGCCAGTATCCTTAGGAGACAAAATAAAAGTTGAAGAAAAATTCCACCCACTATGTAATGGTGGGCATATTGGGCACTTCTGGAATACAGAAGCCTACGCTAATCCTGAAGTATTAATGGATATTACTAAAAAGATAACAAAAACAAATATCGGTTTCTGGACCTACACAAAGAATTTAAGTATCTGTGAAAACTGCAATATGGGAATGAGCGGATTAAGAGACAAATGTATAAGCTGTGGAAGTGAAAATGTAGAAAGATTTAGCAGAATAACAGGTTATCTTCAAAATGTTTCAAACTGGAACAAAGCAAAACAACGTGAGTTAGTAGATAGAAGGAGTAACATACCTAGAATCTAA
- a CDS encoding class III signal peptide-containing protein: MFHARRGQMSLEFSILALAVLVLSVYSITHFLNNSFSEEDRTIDKIDIAAKTAVSMVNSGYNGTSVSRTISYSGVSWNKVDDGTYNVTIYIRGDEAEINSVEDFIINYIVESQNIDPNKYDINIIVQ, encoded by the coding sequence ATGTTTCATGCCCGAAGAGGTCAAATGTCTTTGGAGTTCTCAATACTTGCATTGGCAGTATTGGTACTTTCAGTATACTCCATTACTCATTTTTTAAATAATTCGTTCAGTGAAGAGGATAGGACGATTGATAAAATAGATATTGCAGCTAAAACTGCAGTTTCAATGGTTAATTCAGGATACAATGGAACGAGTGTAAGTCGTACAATATCGTATTCTGGAGTGAGCTGGAATAAAGTTGATGATGGAACTTACAATGTTACAATTTATATTCGAGGGGATGAGGCTGAAATAAATTCAGTTGAAGATTTTATAATAAATTATATTGTAGAGAGTCAAAATATCGATCCCAACAAATATGATATTAATATTATTGTCCAATAA
- the queC gene encoding 7-cyano-7-deazaguanine synthase QueC, producing the protein MKAVCVLSGGLDSTVAALVAKSKGYELYTITFNYGQQAVEKEINSAKKISEVLSAEHKVIELSFVKEFSKSGLTTGNIPELSFEDLDDSEKTVETMKAVWVPARNMIMFSIASGFAESVGAKKIFTGLNKEEGVTFPDNTKEFIDIFNKSLEYGTLNKVKMEAPLYDYDKTEIVKLGKKLEDELKLEILKYSYSCYKDNGKDFLHCGSCESCMRRKRAFQNAEIEDPTEYII; encoded by the coding sequence ATGAAAGCGGTTTGTGTTTTAAGTGGGGGATTGGATTCAACTGTCGCTGCTTTAGTGGCTAAAAGTAAAGGTTATGAACTATACACGATTACATTCAACTACGGACAGCAGGCCGTGGAAAAAGAAATAAATTCTGCAAAAAAAATTTCTGAAGTTTTAAGTGCAGAACATAAGGTTATTGAGTTATCGTTTGTGAAGGAATTCAGTAAAAGCGGACTAACCACTGGAAATATCCCAGAACTAAGTTTTGAAGACTTGGATGATAGTGAAAAAACTGTTGAAACCATGAAGGCCGTATGGGTTCCTGCAAGAAATATGATTATGTTTTCGATTGCCTCAGGGTTTGCAGAATCTGTTGGAGCTAAAAAAATCTTTACAGGATTAAACAAAGAAGAAGGAGTAACATTTCCAGACAATACTAAAGAATTCATAGATATATTTAATAAAAGCTTAGAGTACGGAACTTTGAATAAGGTTAAAATGGAAGCTCCGCTTTATGACTACGATAAAACTGAAATAGTTAAGCTTGGAAAAAAACTCGAAGATGAATTGAAACTGGAAATCCTAAAATACAGTTATTCTTGCTATAAAGACAATGGAAAAGATTTCTTACACTGTGGATCATGTGAAAGCTGTATGAGAAGAAAAAGGGCATTCCAAAATGCAGAAATTGAAGATCCAACAGAGTATATCATTTAA
- a CDS encoding tRNA (guanine(10)-N(2))-dimethyltransferase: protein MKIIEEGETKLMVPESQTLSKKDKVFYNPIMEVNRDISVSVIQSFLNNFQRDEFLICDPLGGSGARGLRYANELKFKGDLKVVIGDINPNAVKLANENLKLNGNDNVEIFHEDANVLLSRNFRVFNVVDLDPFGSPAPYLDSAIRATITKNGVLCMTATDTAVLCGAYRKSCIRRYNAIPLRKDKEVAVRILIGYAIRMASKYDIGLKPIFSHATDHYVRTFLVTERGANKADNAIGELGYMKSINEEKIFRSFNNGYEKGFGGPLYLGPINDPNIVNDALKVSIERNYSQKAINVLDSISKECELNQIGCYDIHEICSFIKKLAPPISELIDNLKEKGFNATRVHYNSNGVKTDAKLIDVIESIVEYNKP, encoded by the coding sequence ATGAAAATCATTGAAGAGGGTGAAACAAAATTAATGGTTCCTGAAAGTCAAACACTATCAAAGAAGGATAAGGTATTCTATAATCCTATCATGGAAGTTAATAGAGATATATCTGTTTCCGTAATTCAAAGTTTTTTAAATAATTTCCAAAGGGATGAATTTTTAATTTGCGATCCGTTGGGAGGTAGTGGTGCTAGGGGTTTAAGGTATGCAAATGAATTAAAGTTTAAGGGAGATTTAAAAGTTGTTATAGGAGATATAAATCCAAATGCAGTAAAACTGGCAAATGAAAATTTAAAATTAAATGGAAACGATAACGTTGAGATCTTTCACGAGGATGCAAATGTTCTGTTGTCGAGGAATTTTAGAGTCTTTAATGTAGTTGATCTGGATCCATTTGGTTCTCCAGCTCCATATTTGGATAGTGCCATAAGGGCCACAATTACAAAAAATGGAGTTTTGTGTATGACTGCCACAGATACGGCGGTGTTATGCGGTGCTTACAGAAAATCCTGTATTAGAAGATACAATGCTATACCTTTAAGAAAAGATAAGGAGGTGGCAGTAAGGATTTTGATAGGCTATGCTATAAGAATGGCCTCAAAGTACGATATCGGACTTAAACCTATATTTTCCCATGCAACTGACCACTATGTAAGAACTTTTTTAGTTACTGAACGAGGGGCAAATAAAGCTGATAATGCCATAGGAGAATTAGGTTATATGAAGAGTATAAATGAAGAAAAAATATTTAGAAGCTTTAATAATGGTTATGAAAAAGGATTTGGCGGTCCGCTGTATTTGGGCCCTATAAATGATCCAAATATCGTTAACGATGCGCTAAAAGTGTCCATTGAAAGAAACTATTCACAAAAGGCCATAAATGTCTTAGATTCGATTTCCAAAGAATGCGAGTTAAATCAAATAGGATGTTATGATATTCATGAAATTTGCAGTTTTATAAAGAAATTGGCACCTCCGATTTCTGAATTGATAGATAATCTAAAAGAAAAGGGTTTTAATGCAACAAGAGTACATTATAATTCAAATGGAGTTAAAACAGATGCAAAATTAATTGATGTTATTGAATCTATAGTGGAGTACAATAAACCCTAA
- a CDS encoding iron-containing alcohol dehydrogenase, whose amino-acid sequence MIVIPRYVLIEEKATDKIFTILSKLNLKKPLVITGKKTKKYNIGFEYLYYDEIDLNDLDSIVKNAKEYDSIIGIGGGKSLDIGKFISYHIEKPFISVPTTASNDGIASPIVSIKQPSFMAESPIAIIADVDIIKKSPKKLLSAGMGDIVSNITAVLDWKLAHKETGEKYSDSSGIFSKTIAMELIDYVLNSNLDEYPKKLVKALIASGITISIAHSSRPASGSEHLFSHALDHLKKEYDLKTNSLHGEQCGIGTIAVSYLHNQEDMLKFETMEKIKNSLEKVGAPIDKKGLGIDEDILIEALSIAHKIRDRHTILRNGLTKEQAREILEKTEII is encoded by the coding sequence ATGATAGTAATTCCAAGATACGTACTAATTGAAGAGAAGGCGACAGATAAAATCTTCACAATACTTTCCAAACTTAATCTAAAAAAACCACTTGTAATAACTGGAAAAAAAACCAAAAAATACAATATAGGTTTTGAATACCTATACTACGATGAAATAGATCTTAACGATCTGGACTCTATTGTAAAAAACGCCAAAGAATACGATTCTATAATAGGAATAGGTGGGGGAAAATCACTTGATATTGGAAAATTTATCTCCTACCACATAGAAAAACCATTTATAAGCGTTCCAACTACTGCATCAAACGATGGTATTGCATCCCCAATTGTCTCCATAAAACAGCCTTCGTTTATGGCAGAGAGTCCAATCGCCATAATTGCAGATGTAGATATCATAAAAAAATCTCCTAAAAAACTCCTAAGTGCAGGGATGGGAGATATTGTATCCAACATTACGGCAGTTTTAGATTGGAAACTGGCCCATAAGGAAACTGGAGAAAAATACAGCGATAGTTCAGGGATATTCTCAAAAACAATTGCAATGGAGCTAATAGACTACGTCCTAAACTCAAATCTTGACGAGTACCCAAAAAAGTTAGTTAAGGCATTGATAGCCAGTGGAATAACCATATCAATAGCTCATTCCTCTAGACCAGCTTCTGGAAGTGAACACCTATTTTCTCATGCCTTAGACCATCTAAAGAAAGAATATGATTTAAAAACGAATTCCCTGCATGGAGAACAGTGTGGTATTGGAACAATTGCAGTTTCATATTTGCATAATCAGGAAGACATGTTGAAGTTTGAAACCATGGAAAAGATAAAAAATTCCCTTGAAAAAGTTGGAGCTCCGATTGATAAAAAAGGTCTTGGAATTGATGAAGATATTTTAATAGAAGCTCTATCTATTGCCCATAAAATAAGGGATAGACATACTATATTGAGAAACGGACTAACAAAAGAACAGGCACGAGAAATACTGGAAAAAACCGAGATTATTTAA
- a CDS encoding DUF5379 family protein, giving the protein MDLDGKVAILHTVGGSICGLLTNYVYLSGLGFFSGLAALLFMIFSLLITGHITALIFGRDSMDGKQWLGSGVVPFFFTWVVFWVLKYNGAF; this is encoded by the coding sequence ATGGATTTAGATGGAAAGGTTGCCATATTGCATACTGTAGGTGGTTCGATATGCGGATTACTTACAAACTATGTTTACCTGTCTGGATTAGGATTTTTTAGTGGTTTAGCTGCCTTGTTATTTATGATATTTAGCTTGTTAATAACTGGACACATAACTGCACTTATATTTGGTAGAGATAGTATGGATGGAAAACAATGGCTTGGAAGTGGTGTAGTTCCATTTTTCTTTACTTGGGTTGTTTTCTGGGTTTTAAAGTACAATGGGGCTTTTTAA
- a CDS encoding HDIG domain-containing metalloprotein codes for MEKLIELANKIENKDLRERVIDFLKNPLPTHKDIDDTGIKVENSPASVKRHHKYSGGLIEHILAVTEMALKMAEVLDEVYGLSLDKDLIIAGGLLHDIMKPQNYIEDGEKFDHIPNFHLDHLTLGVAELYKRDFPIEVIKIVANHHGEYSPSRPDSIEAWLLHYADNVDASINDIAIKVCQARARDLNVEESEIYKKVTPLKIYEMRSKEGKEKLKEFLKETLDLEEEY; via the coding sequence ATGGAAAAACTTATTGAGTTAGCAAATAAAATAGAGAACAAAGATTTAAGGGAAAGAGTTATTGATTTTCTAAAAAATCCACTACCCACCCATAAAGACATTGATGATACAGGGATAAAAGTCGAAAATTCTCCTGCAAGTGTAAAAAGGCATCACAAATATTCAGGGGGATTGATAGAGCATATACTGGCCGTTACAGAGATGGCCCTAAAAATGGCAGAAGTGTTGGACGAAGTTTATGGGCTGAGTTTGGATAAAGACCTAATAATCGCAGGGGGATTGCTTCACGATATCATGAAACCTCAAAATTATATCGAAGACGGGGAGAAATTCGACCATATACCAAATTTCCATCTAGATCATCTAACCTTGGGGGTTGCAGAGCTATACAAAAGAGATTTCCCTATCGAAGTTATCAAAATAGTTGCAAACCATCATGGGGAATACAGCCCATCAAGGCCGGATTCAATTGAAGCTTGGTTGCTGCACTATGCAGATAATGTAGATGCTTCAATAAATGATATTGCCATAAAAGTATGTCAGGCCAGAGCTCGGGATCTAAATGTAGAAGAATCTGAAATTTATAAGAAAGTAACCCCATTAAAAATCTATGAAATGAGATCAAAGGAAGGTAAAGAGAAACTAAAAGAATTTTTAAAAGAAACCTTGGATCTGGAGGAGGAATATTAG
- a CDS encoding A24 family peptidase C-terminal domain-containing protein, whose amino-acid sequence MFGYDSILVGVYLFNLILLGVATITDIKERIIPHFVVILMLLVNLPIGYYYFGFDAIIAFFATLLLCLILGVGMGGGDVKIFTALSPIFAYETQYYVPNGILLLIGLSAAFAAFFPMLNIFKRYWKEIVPSSAYLATVLSFIIYLTDFYHIKYAKLIVWAYVIISIFVSRKIKNYKDITRKIGYVAPIYLLGLYVFDNGYFIQNNVLTSFLIYVGELIILSIVIYAITGAEVSSKKSVEELKEGDILRDIITIKDDGNVVVENANLIKRFKQMVYDELRKSDKTERIILTDGEGLSNEDIDLIKNLYKNGKVPKELNILKTYPFVPFVLLSYMVIIALHFTIK is encoded by the coding sequence ATGTTTGGTTATGACAGCATATTGGTTGGAGTGTATTTATTCAATTTGATACTTTTGGGAGTTGCCACTATAACGGATATTAAGGAGAGAATAATACCCCATTTTGTAGTTATTTTAATGTTATTGGTTAATTTACCTATTGGATATTATTATTTTGGGTTTGATGCGATTATAGCATTCTTTGCAACGTTATTGTTATGTTTGATATTAGGAGTTGGTATGGGGGGCGGCGATGTAAAGATATTCACGGCCCTTTCTCCAATTTTTGCCTATGAAACTCAATACTATGTTCCAAATGGTATTTTATTGCTCATAGGGTTAAGTGCTGCATTTGCAGCGTTTTTTCCAATGTTGAATATATTTAAAAGATACTGGAAGGAGATAGTACCTTCATCAGCTTATCTGGCTACTGTATTAAGTTTTATTATTTATTTGACCGATTTTTATCATATTAAATACGCTAAATTAATTGTATGGGCGTATGTTATAATTTCAATATTTGTGTCAAGAAAAATAAAAAACTACAAGGATATAACGAGAAAAATAGGATATGTTGCTCCGATTTATTTGTTGGGATTGTATGTTTTTGATAATGGTTATTTTATCCAGAATAATGTATTAACATCTTTTTTAATCTATGTTGGGGAGTTGATTATCCTTTCAATAGTCATATATGCCATAACAGGAGCTGAAGTCTCATCCAAGAAATCAGTTGAAGAACTTAAAGAAGGAGATATATTACGGGATATAATCACTATAAAGGATGACGGGAACGTTGTGGTGGAAAATGCAAATTTGATAAAGAGATTCAAACAAATGGTTTATGATGAATTGAGAAAATCGGACAAAACTGAGAGGATAATTTTAACGGATGGTGAGGGTTTATCCAATGAAGATATAGATCTAATAAAAAATTTATATAAAAATGGAAAGGTCCCAAAAGAACTAAACATTTTAAAGACGTATCCTTTTGTTCCATTTGTTCTTTTATCTTATATGGTGATTATTGCACTACATTTTACAATTAAATAG
- the hemL gene encoding glutamate-1-semialdehyde 2,1-aminomutase — protein sequence MNSKALFDEAKKYLVGGVNSPVRYFKPYPFFVEKAKDSYIYDVDGNKYIDYCLAYGPMVLGHANENISNAVKEQLELGTAYGAPTEKEITLAKEVIKRIPCAEMVRFVNSGTEATMSAIRLARGVTGKKKIIKFDGAYHGAHDYVLVKSGSGALTHGTPNSPGIPEETTKNTILVPFNDEDAIKKAIAENKDEIACLIVEPVMGNVGCILPKDDYLKFLREITEENDIVLIFDEVITGFRLSKGGAQEYFGVTPDLATLGKILGGGFPIGAIVGKKELMENFSPAGPVYQAGTFNGNPISITAGLETLKNLDDSFYKENSKKAKVIADFLRETAEKFNIPAKVYNISSMFQIYFNENEVLDYEIAKKSDTERFMKYFYGLLENGVFIPPSQFECCFTSIKHSDEDINNTLNAIEESFKKL from the coding sequence ATGAATTCAAAAGCATTATTCGATGAGGCAAAAAAATACTTAGTTGGTGGTGTAAACAGTCCTGTTAGGTATTTTAAACCTTATCCATTTTTTGTTGAAAAAGCTAAGGACAGTTATATTTACGATGTAGATGGGAATAAATACATAGATTACTGCCTTGCCTATGGTCCAATGGTTCTTGGTCATGCAAACGAGAATATATCAAATGCAGTAAAAGAACAACTTGAATTGGGAACTGCCTACGGAGCTCCAACAGAGAAGGAGATAACTTTAGCCAAAGAAGTTATAAAGAGAATCCCATGTGCTGAGATGGTTAGATTTGTAAATTCTGGAACTGAAGCTACCATGAGCGCTATAAGGCTTGCAAGGGGGGTTACAGGCAAAAAGAAAATAATAAAATTTGATGGTGCATACCACGGTGCCCATGACTACGTACTTGTAAAAAGTGGAAGCGGAGCTCTAACACATGGAACCCCTAATTCACCAGGTATACCTGAAGAAACAACTAAAAATACAATACTGGTTCCATTTAATGACGAAGATGCAATAAAAAAAGCCATAGCAGAAAACAAAGATGAAATAGCCTGTTTAATTGTGGAGCCAGTAATGGGCAATGTTGGCTGTATTTTACCTAAAGACGATTATTTGAAATTTTTAAGAGAAATAACTGAAGAAAACGATATAGTATTAATATTTGACGAAGTTATAACTGGTTTTAGACTTTCAAAAGGTGGTGCTCAAGAATACTTTGGTGTAACTCCTGATTTAGCTACCCTTGGTAAAATATTGGGGGGCGGATTCCCAATAGGAGCTATAGTTGGTAAGAAGGAGCTTATGGAAAACTTTTCACCTGCTGGACCAGTATATCAGGCAGGAACATTTAACGGAAATCCAATATCAATAACCGCAGGGCTTGAAACTCTTAAAAACCTTGATGACAGCTTCTATAAAGAAAATTCAAAAAAAGCCAAAGTAATAGCTGATTTCCTAAGGGAAACTGCTGAAAAGTTCAATATTCCTGCAAAAGTTTACAACATATCTTCAATGTTCCAGATATACTTCAATGAGAACGAAGTTTTAGATTATGAAATTGCAAAAAAGAGCGATACAGAAAGATTTATGAAGTACTTCTATGGACTACTTGAGAATGGAGTGTTTATACCACCTTCACAGTTCGAATGCTGCTTTACATCAATAAAACACAGCGATGAAGATATAAATAATACGTTAAATGCTATAGAAGAGAGCTTTAAAAAATTATAA